Proteins encoded within one genomic window of Candidatus Hydrogenedentota bacterium:
- a CDS encoding Gfo/Idh/MocA family oxidoreductase, which produces MHEEEEGRMSEGKTFGMTRRDFTKMSAAAGVAALALSRFEIAEAAKKKPLKVGLLGCGGRGTGAATQMLIGNENVKLVAMADLFEDRLTASLNKIKSSGDEIAKKVDVNKKNIFIGLDAYKGILETDIDILMEGTLPYSRPKHVEAAVEAGKHIFTEKPAAVDPAGIRRFIAAAKKAEEKKLCLVAGTQRRHQKAYVDTIKKIHDGAIGDIVALRAYWCGSLPFTHERKPEWSDLEYCVRNWYAFCWICGDNIVEQHVHNLDIMNWVMKGHPVKVFASGGRAWKTNDPKYGDLWDQFSCDYEYANGVRMTSMSRHWDGADGGVFEDAVGSKGRSNCCDMMDTGGEKPIDPYVQEHIDLVNSIRGVTPYINEGVQVAESTMTAIMGRMSAYTGKELKWDDAINSDLSLVPEDLSFDKPYPLGPIPVPGKPA; this is translated from the coding sequence ATGCACGAGGAGGAGGAGGGACGTATGAGTGAGGGCAAGACCTTTGGAATGACCCGCAGGGATTTCACGAAGATGTCGGCAGCGGCCGGAGTCGCGGCGCTGGCGTTGAGTCGTTTTGAAATCGCGGAGGCGGCCAAGAAGAAACCGTTGAAGGTTGGTTTGCTGGGATGCGGCGGACGAGGCACCGGCGCAGCCACGCAGATGCTGATTGGCAACGAGAACGTGAAGCTGGTCGCGATGGCCGACTTGTTTGAAGATCGTCTTACGGCGTCGCTGAACAAGATCAAGAGCAGCGGCGACGAAATCGCGAAGAAGGTTGATGTTAACAAGAAGAATATCTTCATCGGGCTTGATGCGTACAAAGGCATTCTCGAAACCGACATCGACATTCTGATGGAAGGCACGCTGCCGTATTCGCGTCCGAAGCACGTGGAAGCGGCTGTCGAAGCGGGCAAGCACATCTTCACGGAAAAGCCCGCCGCGGTCGATCCCGCCGGCATTCGCCGTTTTATTGCCGCCGCGAAGAAGGCGGAAGAAAAGAAGCTTTGCCTGGTCGCGGGAACGCAGCGCCGTCACCAGAAGGCGTATGTGGACACGATCAAGAAGATCCATGATGGCGCGATTGGCGACATCGTTGCGTTGCGCGCGTATTGGTGCGGTTCGTTGCCGTTCACGCACGAACGGAAGCCCGAGTGGAGCGATCTGGAGTATTGCGTTCGCAATTGGTATGCGTTCTGCTGGATTTGCGGCGACAACATCGTCGAGCAGCACGTGCACAATCTCGACATCATGAACTGGGTGATGAAGGGCCATCCCGTGAAGGTGTTCGCGTCGGGCGGGCGCGCGTGGAAGACGAATGATCCGAAGTACGGCGATCTGTGGGATCAGTTCTCGTGCGACTACGAATATGCGAACGGCGTGCGCATGACGAGCATGTCGCGTCACTGGGACGGCGCGGACGGTGGTGTGTTCGAAGACGCGGTCGGCTCGAAGGGCCGCAGCAATTGCTGCGACATGATGGATACGGGCGGCGAGAAGCCGATCGATCCGTATGTTCAGGAGCACATTGACCTCGTGAATTCGATCCGCGGTGTGACGCCGTACATCAACGAAGGCGTTCAGGTTGCGGAAAGCACGATGACGGCGATCATGGGCCGCATGTCCGCGTATACGGGCAAAGAGTTGAAGTGGGACGATGCGATCAATTCCGATCTCAGCCTCGTTCCCGAAGACCTTAGCTTCGACAAGCCGTATCCGTTGGGTCCGATCCCGGTTCCGGGCAAGCCTGCGTAA